Below is a genomic region from Vibrio pomeroyi.
AACACCATAGACGCAACTTTAGGTGGCTCTACATTGAACCTTTCTGCGAACAGGTAGTTCATCACGGCAGGTGGCAGCATGGTGAACAGCACCATCATTTGTAGGTGCAGCGTTGGCAACGGAATAAAGAAGTAGATGATGGTAAAGGCGATGGCGCCAGTAAACAGCGATTGAGCGGTGCACAACAAGCCGACTTTTAATCCGCTTAGCCTTAAGTTGACCATTTGCGAACCCAGCGATAGCAGCATGATAGGGACGGCCGCTTGCCCAAGCAGCGAAGTGGCTTCGTAGATTGGGTTCCACACCGCAATGCCAGACAGGTTCAACGTCATCGCTAATGCGGCGGCTAAGAATGTTGGCATTTTGAGGATCTGCTTGATCGGATTACCTTCGCTTAGTAGCGCCAAACCAACACTAATGTGCACACACGCCGATACCACAAATAGTAATACCGCAGGAGCTAACGCACTCTCGCCAAAGGTATAGGTGAACAGGGGAATAGCGAGGTTGCCACTGTTGCGGAACATGTGTGGCGGCGCCCAAGCTTTGAAGTTGAGCTTAAACAGCTTACAGATCGGAATCATCAACAAAGCTGGCACTAATACCGCGACCAAAGAGGCGGAGATGAGTGGCAACTGTTCGGTGTCGAGCGGCATAGTAGTCAGCGATGCAAACACCAAAGCCAGCACTGGCGAGTGCAAAAACGGGAAACAGAATGCTGACGACCTGTTCGAACATAGAATTCCTTTCTAGATTGAGTGCTTCCATTTAGCTGAGAAACGAATGTTTTAGAGAGACGCTAAAGTGAAGTATGAAGTTGAAATGTATAAACATTAACCTATCAATATAATGACTTGGCGTCACCGAAGATCGTTGTTTGTGAACGGTTAATTTATATTTCTTTGAATGAAGCACAAAAAAGACCAGTGGCATCAGAAACTGGTCTTTCAAGGCTAGATAAATCTGGACGGATTTTTAATTAACGACGGCTGCCGCTGTCTAGCGATTGTTACTCGGTTTTCAGTCTAGCTAACGAGCTTTTTGTAATCTTTGAAATTCACGTCGTAGGCTTTCTCACCGTAGATGTAAGTCTCGCTGACGGTTCTGTCGTCACCCAAGCTCATTAGTACAAAGAGTTTTTCTTCAAGCTTGGTCGCTTGTTCCATTCTGAAGCGCATCAGTTGTGTCGCGTGCAGATCCAGTACCACGAAGTCGGCTTCTTTGCCTACTTCTAAGTTACCGATTTTATCTTCTAAATGCAGAGAGCGTGCGCCACCTAAAGTTGCCAAAAACAGCGATTTAGCAGGGTGAAGTTTCTCTTGTTGAAGCTGCATGATTTTGTACGCTTCGCTCATGGTTTGCAGAATCGAGAAGCTGGTACCAGCGCCAACGTCTGTTCCCATTCCAACACGAATACCGTGCTCTTCCATTTTTGGTAGCTTAAATAAGCCAGAGCCCAAAAACAGGTTGGAAGTAGGGCAGAAGGCGATTGCAGAATCGGTATCCGCTAGGCGTTTGCATTCGCAGTCTGATAGGTGAATACCGTGTGCAAATACTGAACGCTTATGCAGCAAGCCATAGTGGTCATACACATCTAAATAGCTGTCGCGTTCTGGGAACAATTCTAGAACCCAGTCGATCTCTTTCTTGTTTTCAGAAAGGTGGGTGTGCATGTACACATCAGGGTATTCTTCTAATAGCTTACCAACCGTCGCCAACTGTTCTGGCGTACTGGTTGGTGCAAAACGTGGCGTTACTGCGTAGTGTAAGCGACCGCGATTATGCCATTTCTCGATGAGTTC
It encodes:
- the guaD gene encoding guanine deaminase codes for the protein MTTQRKAYRASILHSVADPKDVGIDESYDYFEDGVLVVENGHIVDLGHADDVLARQPKTLEVKEYKDKLITSGFIDTHIHYPQTGMIASYGEQLLDWLENYTFPEEKRFKNPVYAHKVAKLFLDELASNGTTTALVFGTVHKESVNVFFEEAEKRNLRMIAGKVLMDRNAPDYLTDTPESGYEDSKELIEKWHNRGRLHYAVTPRFAPTSTPEQLATVGKLLEEYPDVYMHTHLSENKKEIDWVLELFPERDSYLDVYDHYGLLHKRSVFAHGIHLSDCECKRLADTDSAIAFCPTSNLFLGSGLFKLPKMEEHGIRVGMGTDVGAGTSFSILQTMSEAYKIMQLQQEKLHPAKSLFLATLGGARSLHLEDKIGNLEVGKEADFVVLDLHATQLMRFRMEQATKLEEKLFVLMSLGDDRTVSETYIYGEKAYDVNFKDYKKLVS